A region of the Anaerolineae bacterium genome:
TCCATGGATAGAGGGACATTCTCCTCAATCAGGCGATAACGGGCGATCACATCCAACGTCGCCTGTTCCAACGCGACGATGTCATCGGAGCCAAAAACGCCTACATCAGGCAATATAGCCGCTCCCGTGAACCCGAAGCAGTCGCAAACCGGGGTCATGTGCGCAGCGATGTTGAAGAATACCGCCTTGCCAGGTTCAAATGTGCTCAGGACCAGGCTGACGGCGATGGCATTAGCCTCCTGAAACGAGGCGAAGTTGACCGGGTCGATCTTGAGAGAACCGGGCGGGGCCACTTGTAGACAGCGTCCGCACTGGTTGCAGTTGTCGAAGTGGACGTGGATTTCTTCCGGGTTTTCCCGGTCCTCTACCAGCGCGCCGAATGGACACGATTCGATGATCGCCTGGCGCGTGGCCGCATCAGGGCACAACTCCTTGAACCAGTACTTGTCATAATGCATCGTATCATGGATAGCGCTGCGGGTCGGCCAGATCATACAGCCCAGCGCCAGGTTCTTAAAAGCCCCCCCAAAGCCGCAGGTGGGATGCCCCTTGACATGTGCCAGATCAATCAGGAACGTGGCATCCTGGATCATCCCACCTAGGCCCCACTCCTGAATGTTTTTGTAAGGTCGAGTGTGGGTATAGTAGTACTTTTCATCCGGGCCAGCGACGGGATAGATGGGGCATCCCAGCGTCTCTGCGGTATATCCGCGCTCGGCTGCCGTCATAACGCTGCCGCTGCTATCTGTCACGAAGGGTTTTCCCCCGCCCTCTTTAACCGCCTGTACGATGCGTCGTACGAAAACGGGGTGTACCGTTGAGTAT
Encoded here:
- a CDS encoding DUF362 domain-containing protein produces the protein MASKVYFGGARQSRLSAEETLPMKLDRIIDALHLRDRVQGETVAIKMHLGGNVGYSTVHPVFVRRIVQAVKEGGGKPFVTDSSGSVMTAAERGYTAETLGCPIYPVAGPDEKYYYTHTRPYKNIQEWGLGGMIQDATFLIDLAHVKGHPTCGFGGAFKNLALGCMIWPTRSAIHDTMHYDKYWFKELCPDAATRQAIIESCPFGALVEDRENPEEIHVHFDNCNQCGRCLQVAPPGSLKIDPVNFASFQEANAIAVSLVLSTFEPGKAVFFNIAAHMTPVCDCFGFTGAAILPDVGVFGSDDIVALEQATLDVIARYRLIEENVPLSMEVHTRQGHPFQWLHGPYKNPYLVVEYGEKLGLGTREYELIDVMPLEKIERRPLEYIAAAHM